One genomic window of Nicotiana sylvestris chromosome 10, ASM39365v2, whole genome shotgun sequence includes the following:
- the LOC104236842 gene encoding uncharacterized protein: MSKISIMLQLNGNWDSYGRYRDFQVDGIVVDEDASSSGTLKLIDIPTFSAIVEYEIFLGDIVKQNCRYYWLVYVGENCTWHFKATSINDFTMFKVRNFNSLHTCSLMDSTFIQRKPTVMVVDSMVIPKYADPKTIYTPKDILTDMLSEHGVNLTYMQAWRAKEKALEFLRGHFADSYNKFSSYLYILEKTYLGSVVKLKKTDDDCFLYVFVVICTLISGWEYYRPVVVVDGTFLKSACKGVMLIDSTMDVADIEVLLYHITIAFVVVDSQNDASWKWFFEQFKHAYGERPNMCVVSDLNESILKATSIVYPDIPYYSCMWHIWTNIRAKFKKGHLKLSELYFATARSYTFDEFNERMSKIEEIDPRVKAYLYDTGYHRWSQVHATVNKTWTMTSNIAESLNVVTKDARELPIIELLEYIRTLLERWTNEKLLKAKGTFTYLGFKFNKKLDDNRTLSHKLRVRASTDYIHTVLDGVGQF; encoded by the exons atgtcgaaaatctcAATTATGCTTCaactgaatgggaattgggatagctATGGTAGATATAGAGACTTTCAGGTTGATGGAATTGTAGTCGATGAGGATGCAA GTTCATCTGGAACACTAAAGTTAATTGATATTCCAACATTTTCGGCGATAGTGGaatatgaaa TTTTTCTTGGTGATATTGTTAAACAAAATTGTAGATA cTACTGGCTGGTATATGTTGGTGAAAATTGTACATGGCACTTCAAGGCAACTAGCATAAATGATTTTACAATGTTCAAGGTTAGAAATTTTAACAGCTTGCACACATGCTCTTTGATGGACAGTACATTCATACAACGCAAACCTACTGTCATGGTAGTTGATAGCATGGTTATTCCAAAATATGCTGATCCTAAGACAATTTACACACCAAAAGACATACTAACTGATATGTTGTCTGAACACGGTGTGAACTTAACATACATGCAAGCTTGGAGAGCAAAAGAAAAGGCTTTGGAGTTTTTGAGAGGCCATTTTGCTGACTCCTACAATAAATTTTCTAGTTATTTGTATATTCTAGAGAAGACTTATCTGGGGTCTGTAGTTAAATTGAAGAAGACAGACGATGACTGCTtcttgtatgtatttgttgtgatTTGTACGTTAATCAGTGGTTGGGAATATTATAGGCCAGTTGTAGTAGTTGATGGGACCTTCTTAAAGTCAGCATGCAAGGGAGTAATGCTAATAGATAGTACAATGGATGTAGCAGATATTGAAGTTTTATT GTACCATATTACCATTgcatttgttgttgttgattcacAAAATGACGCATCATGGAAGTGGTTTTTTGAGCAATTCAAGCATGCATATGGTGAAAGACCAAATATGTGTGTTGTTTCGGATCTTAATGAGAGTATCTTGAAGGCAACATCTATTGTTTATCCCGACATTCCATATTATtcttgcatgtggcatatttggacaaatataaggGCAAAGTTCAAGAAGGGACATCTAAAGTTAAGCGAATTGTACTTTGCCACGGCACGGTCATACACGtttgatgaatttaatgaaaggatgtcaaagattgaagagatTGACCCGCGTGTTAAAGCATACTTATACGATACTGGCTATCATAGATGGTCTCAAGTACATGCTACGGTGAACAAAACTTGGACTATGACATCAAACATTGCAGAATCGTTGAATGTTGTAACAAAAGATGCAAGAGAGCTGCCGATAATAGAACTATTAGAATACATAAGGACTCTTCTTGAACGTTGGACTAATGAAAAGTTATTGAAAGCAAAGGGTACATTCACATACCTTGGGTTTAAATTCAACAAAAAGTTGGATGACAACAGAACATTGTCGCACAAGCTTAGA GTGAGAGCTTCTACAGACTACATCCATACAGTACTAGATGGTGTGGGGCAATTCTAG